The genomic interval AAAGAACAAGCTTATTAAAGTTTTAACAGTTCAGGATCAATGGTTTGTTTCAAAATTAGCAATTGATTATGAGTAAAGAGATCACCTCCAGGGCCGCCGATTATTCACAATGGTACAATGACCTGATATTGAAGGGCGAACTGGCCGATTATTCAGCCGTACGCGGATGTATGGTCATCAAACCATACGGATTTGCCCTTTGGGAGAATATGCGTGATGTGTTGGATAAGATGTTCAAGGATACCGGGCACCAGAATGCTTATTTCCCGCTATTCGTACCAAAGAGTCTTTTTGAAGCCGAGGAAAAAAATGCCGAAGGCTTTGCCAAAGAATGTGCAGTGGTAACGCATTACCGGTTAATAGCGGATCCAAATAAAAAGGGAAAACTCATGGTCGACCCGGAGGCTAAACTGGAAGAGGAACTCGTGGTTCGTCCCACCAGTGAAGCTATTATCTGGAACACTTACAAAGACTGGATCCAATCATACCGCGATCTTCCCATCCTGGTGAACCAGTGGGCCAATGTGGTCCGATGGGAAATGCGTACACGTTTGTTCCTGCGCACCGCCGAATTCCTGTGGCAGGAAGGCCACACGGCCCATGCCACCAAAGAAGAAGCCATTGAAGAAACTGTAAAAATGTTGGGCGTGTATGCCCAGTTTGCCGAAGAATACATGGCCCTGCCCGTGATAAAGGGAGTAAAAAGCGAAAGTGAGCGATTTGCCGGGGCGGTAGATACCTACTGTATCGAGGCGCTTATGCAGGATGGAAAAGCCCTGCAGGCAGGTACTTCGCATTTCCTGGGACAAAATTTTGCCAAGGCATTTGAAGTTAAATACCTCACCAGGGAGAACCAGCAGGAATATGTTTGGGCCACCAGTTGGGGCGTAAGTACCCGGTTGATCGGTGCGCTGGTGATGGCACACAGTGACGACAAAGGATTGGTATTACCTCCAAGGATCGCGCCTGTGCAGGTAGTGATCGTGCCGATTTACAAAGGGGAAGAGTCAAAAAAAATGATCGATGCCCGTGTCGCGGAGATGGTAGCTCAATTCAAAACCGCCGGAATCCGGGTTAAATATGATGATAACGACAATAACCGTCCGGGTTGGAAATTTGCCGAACACGAACTGAAAGGGGTACCCATTCGCCTGGCCATTGGCGCGCGTGACCTGGAAAATAATGTGGTGGAAATGGCCCGTCGCGATACTGGGGAAAAAGAAAGCGTATCGCTGGAAGGGTTGACGGAAAGAATACAGGGGTTGTTGGTTACTATTCAGCAAAATTTATTCGATCGCGCAGCTGCGTATCGGGATGCACATATCACTAAAGCTGATTCCTGGGATGAATTCACCAAGATTCTGGAAGAGAAAGGTGGGTTTGTTTCCGCGCATTGGGATGGTACACCCGAAACCGAACAGGCCATCAAGGAAAAAACCAAAGCCACCATCCGGTGTATTCCACTGAACAATACACCTGAGGAAGGAAAGTGTATTTTAACAGGTAAGCCGAGCAGCCAAAGGGTATTATTTGCGCAGGCGTATTAAGCTAATAGCTAATAACTATTAGATATAAAGCTATTTCACTGAAAGATAATTATAGTCCTTCAGCGCCGTTGCCAGAAAATCATACGGGTTCATTGACGTATCGATTTTCAGATGCGACTTGATCTTTTCTGTGGCGGTATAAGCAAGATTGAAATCTCCATTCTTATGGGCCGTATCCAGAATGCTTTTTATGGCATTGATATCCTTGTCACTCAACTGCATGATCTGGGGAAAATGCGGGGTGTAACTTTCCTCCACCTCCCGAAATACCGTGTCCTGGATATCCGCTTTGTTCTTGGTACGCACTATGATCGTCTGGGCCAATACATCGCCCAGTCGTTGTGATTTTTTGGAGGATGCCACCAGAATCAGATCGGTGATCATCAAACCCAAAATGATCACCAGGGCCCATCGCAATTCAGGATACCGAAAGGCGCTGGGGAATGTGGCCAGAATCAGAATGGCCACTACCATCATCAGATCGGATACCCGTATCAGCCACCGTATCAGGTATTGGCTTGGACTGGCTTTTCCTCCATTTTCATTCACCACTCTCAAACCGGCCACTTTTTTCCCTATACTTTGTCCATTGGTGAATATTTCAAAAGCCAGGTAATAAAATATCACGGGAAACCAAAGTACTATCTCAAATATCTGGGCAAAGGTGGAGGGCCTGAATGGGTTGGATGAATTGGAAATAATAAGACCCAGCAGCCGGTAGGCCAGTAACAGGTAAACGATCTGCAACACCATATCCAGCAACCAGGCCAGGAAGCGGCGATAGAATTCGCTGACCTCAAATTCGATATCAAGGTTAAAAGAAGTGGGAATCTTTACCAGGGGCATGGTTAAAAATAAGAAATAAGGAATAAGAAATAAAAAATTCACGAATCGACAGGGGGATAGCCAACAAATCACTATTTTACGATATAATCTCAATTTTTGCGCGAAGCCTTATTCATCAAGAAGAACAAAGAACGCTGGCAACGGATACAACATGGCCAGGTGGCGGATGCAGACGAATTGGCGACGGAGTTTACACGCCTGATCGATGACCTTTCTTACGCCAAAACCTTTTATCCGGGCAGCCGTGTTACTAATTATGTCAATAGCCTGGCTTCCCGTATTTACCTGGATATTTACCGCAACCGGAAAGAACGTTCCAGTCGCCTCGTGGATTTTTGGAAATATGACCTTCCCATGGTCATTCGTAAACATCACCGGGTTATTCTTCTTTCCACCATCATTTTTATCGTCTTTGCGGCCGTCGCTTTTGTCACCGCTTCGCGGGATGAGGAAATTTTAAATGAAATATTAGGACAGGATTATGTGGATATGACCCGGGAGAATATTCGAAATGGCAACCCGTTTGGTGTATATGAGAATGAAAATGTGTTTGTGATGTGGCTGCGTATCATGATCAATAATATCGGGGTGGCTGTAAAAGCTTTTATTTCAGGAATATTTTTTGGCATACCTACCTTGTACATTCTTGCCTCCAACAGTTTTATGGTGGGTGCCTTTGATCAGCTTTTTTATCGGGAAGGGTTGGGTCTTGATTTTTTTCTTGTTGTGTTTATCCATGGCACCCTGGAGTTGACGGCCATTATCCTGGCGGCAGGAGCCGGATTGATCCTGGGGAAAGGCTTTTTGTTGCCCGGTACGCTTAGTCGACTTGATTCTGTTAAGATGGCCGCAAAAGAAGGAGCCAAGATCATCCTCGGTTTATTTCCGGTTTTTGCTCTGGCCGCTTTTTTTGAGGGGTTCATCACCCGATTATATAATGATGTGCCAGTACTGACGATCCTCGTGGTGGTGGCCTCCATCGTATTTGTGATTTGGTATTTTATCATCTATCCTTTCCGCGTGGAAAAGAAACTGGCGGATAAATTCTGGGAGGAGAGGGGATGAAAAATCTACATACATATCTTCTCCTGGCCTTTTTTGGATTTCTTTCACAAGCGGGCTTTGCCCAGCAGGAGGAATATCCCCATGAGATGGACACGGTGGTCATAACCGATGCGCCAGTCGTCGATGAGGTCGTTGCTGTGCCTGCTACAACAGGCGAAGACCTGTCAAGGTATGTGGTTCCCAAAGAAGCGTATAAGAGTTTTGAAGATAAATGGGATTGGAGAAAGTTCCCGGCTGATTCGGTTTCGCGCTTTGAAAAGGACCCCGAATTCTGGTATGCAAATTATCCCTTCCAGGAAGATGAACCCATCAGGGAAACGAAAAATAGATCCGTGCTTAACCAAAGCTGGATATTCAACCTGCTTTGGATTTTGATACTGCTGTCATTTGTTGGGCTGCTTATCTGGTTTCTGTCCCAAAACGGAATCGGGTTCTTTAAAAATGATCAGGCATTGGTAAAAGGAGAGGCAGAAGGAATGCAGGAGGAGGAAGACATATTTTCAATTCCCTACAGTTATAAGATCGAGAGTGCGGAAAAGGACGGCAATTACCGACTGGCCGTTCGCTACCTTTTTCTTCAATTACTAAAAGGATTATCAGAACGAGGTACTATCCAATATAAACCCGACCGCACAAATCTCGACTACCTGATGCAATTACATGGCCGCCCGGAATATGCCAGGTTCTTTCAGGCCATGCGGCATTATGAATATGTGTGGTATGGTCAGTTTAGTCCCCTGGAAGGAAACTACCGGGAGATACGCCAGTTCTTCCTGGAATTTTATAAAAAGGAGGGTATGGCATGAAGAAGTATTTACCCATCTTTTTTCTTTTACTGATGATCGGCGCGCTCGTGTTGCTGATCATTGGATCTTCCTCCGCATCATCCGGTAAACGGAGAATGGACGGGCGATTGGCGATTGGAAAAATTTCCAAAAAGCCCTATGGGCACTATGTCGCCTATTCCGGATTAAGTACACTTTTTAAAAAAGCAGATATCATTCCTACAGGCTTTGATAATGCCTACCTGGACAGCCTTCAGGAGTTTTCTACAGGAAATGCCCTGGTGATCATTACTGATCAATTCAACCCAACAGAAAAGGAAATGGGAAATTTAATGCGGTTTGCCTCCTATGGCAATACGATCTTTCTCAGTACCCGAAGCATTTCCTATCAGGTGGAGAAAACACTTTCTGTTACGCTCGAAGAAGAAGTATTTCCTTACTATGATTCGCTGACCGTTGAACTCAATACACCTCCTTTTACATCCAAACAATCTTTTACCTACCCGGGTTATGAGTTTGCCTCACCTGCCCATTCATGGAACGATAGCCTGGTCGATATTCTCGCAACTTCGGTGGAGGGCAAGCCATTGATGTTTCGCTATCACGCGGGTGGAGGAAATATTTTCATGCACCTGGCACCCTTATCCCTGTCCAATTATTTCCTCCTCCATAAAAAGAACCTGCCCTATTACGAACAACTTTTTTCGCTGATACCTTCTTCGGTACAAAAAATCTATTGGGATGAATATTTTTCACAAAAAAACCTGAACAACCAGCAACCCAATCCCAAGCAAGCCAATTGGTGGACGGTGATGATGCGTTATCCCTCCATGAAGGCGGCACTTTGGATCGCGCTCATAACCCTGATCATATACGTGCTGCTGGAAATGAGACGCCGGAGAAGACAGATACCCGTGCTTCCGGTACCCAGAAATGATTCACTCGATTTTGTACGCACCATTGGGCGGTTATATCATGAACGGGGTGATCACCGTAACCTGTGTATCAAGATGGGGTCGTATTTTCTGGAGCATGTTAGAAACCGATATCGGGTGACAACTACCCGGCTGGATGATGAGCTGGTAAAGACCCTTCATTTTAAATCCGGTTATCCGGAACCCGAGATCCGGTATATTCTCTCCTTTATTGCCCAATTGGAAAAAGAACATTCGGTTTCAGTGTGGCAATTGCAAGACTTTTATCAACAATTAGAAAAATTCTATAAACAAGCCTGATATGGACGAACAAATGTACCAGCCCCGAGTTGACCTGACAGCCCTCAATGAGGCGGTCAACAATATCCGCTCCGAGATCAAGAAGATCATTGTCGGACAGGATGAGATGGTCAAGTTGATCCTGGCCGCGATCCTGGCCGATGGCCATGTATTGATTGAAGGGGTGCCGGGTGTGGCAAAAACACTCACCGCTAAATTGGTTGCCCGAAGTATCAATGCCGGTTTTTCACGTATCCAGTTTACGCCCGACCTGATGCCTTCCGATGTATTGGGTACCCCGGTGTTCAATCCACGTGAAGCGGTATTTGATTTCAAACCAGGTCCCGTATTCAGTAATATCGTACTCATTGATGAGATCAACCGGGCACCGGCCAAGACCCAATCTGCCCTTTTTGAGATCATGGAAGAACGACAGGCCACAGTAGATGGAAAGACCTATCCCATGGCGTCCCCGTTTATGGTATTGGCCACCCAGAACCCGATCGAACAGGAAGGAACCTATCGTTTACCCGAGGCGCAACTGGATCGTTTCCTTTTCAAAGTACTGGTACCTTATCCTACTGAAGAGCAGGAGGTGGCTATGCTTAAACTCTTTCATGAAATGGGTAGTGCAAAACCGGTTGATAAAGTACAACCCGTATTACATGGGGATCAGATCAACCAGATCAGGCAGCAGGTAAAGACCTTGCTGATCGAGGATAAACTGATGGCCTTTATTGCCCGTTTGATCCAGCAGACCCGAAATCATAAATCCATCTACCTTGGCGCATCGCCCCGGGCTTCATTGGCCATCATGCACGCGGCAAAGGCCATGGCTGCCTTGTCGGGGAGAGATTTTGTGACCCCGGAAGATATTCTTTCCATCGTCGCGCCTGTACTTCGCCACCGGATCATTCTGGCTCCCGAAAAGGAAATGGAAGGTGTTACTGAAGATGAGGTAATCAAACAGGTCATTGAAGGAATGGAAGTACCCAGGTAAATGGATTATCATTCTTTGTTCATGCTAAGATCATTTTACTTACATACCAGAGCTTATGTTGCCGCAGGGGTAGTGGCCCTGATCTTTGCGGCGAGTTATTTCCTGCCCTGGCTATACCAGGCGGCATTGATCGCCCTCGTACTTTTTTTACTCACCCTGGTGGTTGATGTAATGCTTTTATATGGCAACAAAAAAGGGGTAACCGCAAACCGGGTAGTAGGGGAGCGGTTTAGCCATGGAGATGAGAATGAGGTAAGAATAAATCTACAGAATGAATATCCCTTCCCCGTAGCGGTTTCCATCATTGAAGAACTACCCGATCAATTTCAGGAGAGATACAAAGCGGTCAATAAATTACTTCCCGGAAAATCTGTCGCGGAACACCATTACCAACTCAAACCGCTTACACGGGGAGAATATATTTTTAACCAAACCATATTGATGGTTACCAGCCCCCTGAGTCTGGTAAGCCGCCGCCTGGCTTTTGGAACCAATCAAACCGTAAAAGTGTATCCTTCTTATATGCAAATGCGCCGGTATCAACTACTGGCCATTAGCAATCGGTTGGAGGAAGCGGGTGTAAAAAGGGTACGTCGTCTGGGACACAGCATGGAATTTGAACAAATCAAGGAGTATGTTCTGGGTGATGATTACCGAACGGTAAACTGGAAGGCCTCCGCCCGCCGAAGCGACCTGATGGTGAATACCTTTACCGATGAAAGAAGCCAGCAGATCTATTGTGTGATCAATAAAGGCCGGGTAATGAAAATGCCTTTTCGGGGAATGTACCTGCTGGATCATGCCATCAATGCCGCATTGGTGTTGAGTAATGTGGCATTGGCAAAGCAGGATAAGGCAGGCCTGATCACCTTTGCGGAAAATATTGATACCTTTTTACCGGCTGACCGAAAACCAACGCAGATCAACCTGATCCTCGAATCGCTCTACAAACAACAAACCCGGTTTCTTGAACCCGATCTGGAAAAGTTATTTTCGGTGATCAGGAACCGGATAAGCCACCGAAGCCTATTGGTGTATTTTACCAATTTCGAGTCATTCGAAAGCATGGAAAGACAATTACCCTCTCTCCAGCGGATCGCCCGTTATCACCTGCTCCTGGTGGTTCTATTTGAAAATACAGAACTCCGCACACTCCAGCAAAGCAAGGCCGAAACCGTTGAAGATATTTATATCAAGACCATTGGCGAAAAATTCAGCAACGAGAAAAGACGCATGGTCCGCGAACTGCAAAAGAATGGGATACTATCCATTCTGTCCGCACCGGAAGACCTGACGGTGAACACGATCAATAAGTATCTGGAGGTGAAGAACAGGATGTCGATTTGAATAATCAGAAATAAGGAATAACAAATATGAAATACGGGACAGAAATAACCAGTACTCCCTAATTTCTTATTCCTTATTCCTTATTTCTTATTTCCTTTGCATCATGTCTCTTAATGCGCCTTCTGTTTACGAAACCGGTCAGGTACTCCTGATCGACAAGCCCCTTCGCTGGACCTCCTTTGATGTTGTACGAAAGATCAGAAACCTGATACGTATCAAGAAAGTGGGGCATGCCGGAACACTCGATCCCCTGGCAACTGGCCTGCTCATTGTGTGCACGGGAAAATTTACCAAAAAGATCAATGAGTATATGGCCCGGGAGAAGGAATACACCGGCACGTTCACCCTTGGGGCAACAACACCCACTTATGATCTTGAGAGCGAGCCCACTGATTTTAAACCATTGGAGGACATCGATCGGAACACCCTTATTGAACAAACAGCATCCTTTACCGGTGATATTCTTCAAATACCTCCGGCCCATTCAGCTATTAAAGTGGATGGGAAAAGGGTATATGAACTGGCGAGGCAAGGGAAGGAAGTAAAACTCGATCCACGCCCGGTAACCATTAAGGAATTTGAGATCACACGAATTGAATTACCCGAGGTTGATTTCCGGGTGGTGTGTACCACAGGGACCTATATCCGTAGCCTGGCTAATGATTTTGGAGCGGCATTGGGGTGTGGGGCCTATCTCAGCAAACTTTGTCGCACCCGCATCGGTGAGTTTCGGTTGGAAGAAGCGAAAGATATGCAGGAGTTTGAAAAGGAAATCAAGAGCGTAATTGAAAAGACTGGCGGGAGTTAAACAGGGAATAGGGAAAAAGGAATAAGGAAGGTGAAATAAGGAAGAGCAGAACACTATACTTCCTTATTAATTCAATAATTCGATTCTTAGAAACGTACAAACGGATAGTTGATCCCCAACTGAAATACGCCATGTAACAACGTACCTCCGTTCCATTTATAAAACCATTTGCTTTGTGCCTCGGCATTGCTTGGGGCCGGAGTAGGGTTGCGTGCCTTGAGGGAATAATCCAGGCGGACAACCAGGAATTCAAAGTCAAACCGCAAGCCAGTACCCACACCCACGGCCAGGTCTTTAAAGAATTTTTTCAAACTCGTCAGTTCACCTCCCGGAAAGTCATCGTTCGGCCGGATGAACCAGACATTGCCAATATCACTGAACAAAGCACTGGTGACCTTATATCCGGCAATTTGTGCCAGCGGAAAACGGAATTCAATATTTGTCTCAAACATGAAATCTCCAAACCGGAAAGGAGCTTCCTCCCGGGTTTTTAGTGAGGACCCTGGCCCAAGGCTACGCAGGTTCCAGGCTCGCATGCTATTGGGCCCACCCGGGAAGAACTGCCGGAAATAGGGCATTTGGATATCACTGTTGCGGGTACGTGTCTTGAGGGCGATACCGACACCACTATAGAAACGGGTGACCAATTGGTTTCTGCCAAAATTCATGCTGCGTACAAATTCAGCATCAAACTTGACGAAACGATATAAGCTGTCGAATAACTTGGCATCGATAAGTCGTGACAGCAAGCCGGATTCTTCGAAATTGGCGCTAAACAGGTTTACATTTTTCCCTTTACCTCCCGTGATTTTGAATCCTGCCTGACCCGATACTACCAATCCCTGGTTGAAGATGTTTTTGAAAGAAGGATTACGGTCGATCAGTGAACTCAGGCTATCGCGGCGTTGAAGAACCGTGTATTCAATATTGGGTAATACAATGCGGAGTGATTTATTCTTCCAGGCAATATCATACCCCCAGGAGAGGTTCAGCGAGTTAACAATGAAATAATCCTTCCGGTCTGTGTTGCTATAGGCTATGGAAAGACTGGTCTTGGCTCTTTCCTTGGCCGATGCCCGGATAAAGGAGGGATTGGGAATCAAGCGGGGAAAATTGATCGTATAGCTTACCCCGGCTTGTTGGGCGGCAATGAACTTTCCCTTTGTACTTAGTTCGGTATTGATCCGCGCATTGAGGTTATACTGGTTGGCCGAACGGGCAAAATTGCGGTTGAGCAAGGTGGCATTCGCGCCAAGCCCCAGCAGGTTACCCTGTATCAGGGCATTATTGCTTCCACTTACCTCCAGATTGGTTGTAAAGGAATACCGGCTGGCCGGGGTTAGGAAAATATTGAAATCCACCGTATCAGAGCCAGGTCTTGTTACCTGTTCAATATTCACGAGTCGCCATGCTCCAAGGCCATTGAACCGGTTGACTGTTTTGAGGTATTGTTGCTGATTATATAGGTCACCCCGCTTGAAATAGATGTATTGAGAGAGAAATTTCCAGCCAAAAAAATCAGTGTATCGGACAACGCTGTAACTCGAATCGATATGGTTGACCTTTCTGTCTGCAGCAATTGAATCTCCGGTATAATCGGGGAAAACAGTGGTATGTCCAACATAGAATTTGGTCAGCCGTGTTGGGTTGAATCCCGGTTTTAGGATGAACTCAATATTGGCCGTCGGGTTTTCCATCCGCTTTCGCCTTTCTTCGAGTTGGAGAATCTGTTCAAAAGGGTCAAGGGTAGGGGCGAGTAAAGAGGCATCGAGTGTATCCCAAACGGCCACTAATTCTTCCCGAGAAAACCGAAGGTACCCGTTGTTACGGTAGAGCGTGACCAATCGGTCGATCTCTGTTGAAATATTTTGTTTGGAAAATGCATCCCCTTTCCTGAGTATGGATTTATCAGCTGATTGAAGAGCCAGAGCCTGAAGATCCGCTTTGTTAGGATGATAGGAGCCTGTATCGTTCAGGTTGTATGCTACAGAGTCTATGTGGATCATTTTCCCCGGTCTGACATGAAAGTCCACAGTCGTTCTGAACTGGTCACCATGTTTGTTATTGGGAACAACCACCAGACTCGTATCAAACCAGATCGTATCTCGGTAATAGCCCAGTGAGTTAAGCAGGTCACGCATAAAGAGCACAGACCGTTGGGCATGAGTGCTGTCATAGGCAGGCGGGTTGCGCAAAACCTCGCGGATCAACTGGCCAACTGTCCGGATACGGATACTGTCATCCAGTTGGTTTCGGAGGCGGGAAGAAAGGGATTTACGCTCATCCTTTGAAAAGTCACCCTGCAATTGGATATTTGTTTCGTAGACAAAGGGTTTGTTGGGGGGATACCCCTTAGGAACCACACCACAGGAGGAAACCAGGACAACCGCCATCCCGAAAAGGATGGCTGGTAGTAGGGGAGCATATTTTTCCTGCCAGCCTTTCAAATTGTATTGCTAATCGTAATTCGTTATAATGCTGAGTAAAAACCAGATCAAATATATCCAAAGTTTAGGCCAGAAAAAATTCAGGGATGCGGAGAAGGTATTTCTGGTAGAGGGACCCAAATCCGTACATGAATTTTTAACAAACCCTACAACAAAGATACACCAGGTATATGCCGTAAAAGATTGGTGTGAAAAACATTCTTCCGGTTATGCGGGTATTCCGTTGACAGAGGTCGATGAAATAGAATTAGAAAGGATATCCCAGCTCTCCACACCTAACCAGGTATTATTAATCGCTGCCCAATATGAGGAGGCAGTAGATATCGACCCCGGCGGGCATTGGACATTGGCCCTGGATACGATCCAGGACCCGGGAAACATGGGAACGATTCTTCGTATTGCCGATTGGTTTGGGATAAAACAGGTGGTTTGCAGTGAAGACTGTGCCGACTGGTACAATCCCAAGGTTGTTCAATCATCCATGGGAAGTCTTGGCCGTCTCCGCCTTTCCCGGAGGCCATTAGCTGATTGGTTGGGAAAATGGCACCAGATACCTGTTTATGCCGCCGTGTTGAATGGCACACCTGTTCAGCAGGTGACGCGCAATAAGGAAGGGATCTTATTGATCGGAAATGAATCGAGAGGATTGGAATTGTCTGTGTTGGAAAAGGCAAAGATAAAAGTGACAATACCAAGGATTGGGGAGGCAGAATCTTTGAATGCGGCTGTTGCCACAGGAATCCTTCTTTCCCACCTTATTGAAAGCGGATCGCTTTGACCGGCTGTACCCTTCTTACGATCAGGGAAGGGATCATCAATACCAGCAGGCTAACGAGTAATGTACCCCCTACCACCAGCCCAACCTGCCACCAGACGATCTTTACCGCGGCTGAATCAAGATAATAGGATTCCTCCTGCAAGCGGACAAAGCCGGTTGTTTGCTGTAACCAGAGTAAACCCAATGCTACAGCTGTACCCAATAAGATACCTGTAACCGTAATAATGGCAGATTGAAATAAAAATACTTTTTGCACCATCCAGTTACTGGCTCCAAGCGACTTCAGGATTCCGATCATCCGTAATCTTTCCAGCACAAGTATGATAAGACAGGTAACGAGATTGATCAAAGCCACCGCTGCCATAACAATGATCAGAATATTTCGGTTTTGGTCAAGGATCTTCAACCAGTCAAATATTTCCGGATAAATATCAGTTACCGCGCGTGCGTCCCATTCCTGCGGGAATGCAGAAAGGGTGAAGACCTCCTCCGCCAGGGCATCCATTTTTTGATAATCATCAATATAGATTTCATACCCACCGATCTGCTCAGGCCCCCATTCATTCAGCCGGCGAATCAGGGACAGGTCTCCAATGGCAAATGATTTATCGTATTCCTCTATACCTGTTTTGAAAATACCCACCACCTTCAGTTTGTCCGGGCGGATCGAGCCATCCGGCTTGACAAAATAGATAATTGGCTGATCGTTGAGTTTTAATTTGAGCTGATTGGCCATGTAGGTGGAGATGATAATCTCCCGGCTATAACTGCTGTCCGTAAAACGGATAAACCGGCCTTCCTGCAAAAATGGCTTCAGGTGAGTGGTATCATAGGTCTTATCAAACCCCTTTACCAGAACCCCTTCGATCTCGCTGTTGATCCTTAAAATCGAATACCGGGTGGCAAAAGGGTGGATCGATCGGATGCCGGGAACCTTTCTTACCGCCTGTTCCAGCCGGATATTCCGCTTCACCGGCAATTCCTCCGAAGTATTCCCCTGCCCGGGTTGTCGTTGTTGTACCCTTACATGCCCTAAAAAGCTGAATACCTTCTCGCTAACGGCTTCCTGGAACCCATTGACCAGGGCAAGCGTAACGATCATGACCGCTACGCTGATCAGGGTAGCGGTGGTAGACAGCCGGATGATAAAACGGGAAAAAGACCGCTGTCTGTTAAAGGCGATGCGCCTGGCTATGAAGCTTGCAACGTTCAATAGGTGATCTTGGTCTTCAAAAATAAGCGGGAAATGGATAATATTGCTATATAAATGCAACTGAACCTCTATAAGCGACCATTGCTGGTATTGCTGGCCATCGGTTTTTTGTGCTCTTACCAGACAAATGCCCAGTTGCCCGACCATGTATTCAGGGGACAGATCGGCGCGATCAAACTCATTCGAACCGGTGACCCATACAGTTACCCGATAATACGGCTCAACAGTGCCGATGAGTTAACCCTCACCTTTGATGATCTTGAATCGGGGGTTAAGAACTATTATTACACCTATCAACTCTGTAATGCCGATTGGACACCGGTGAACCTGAGTGCCTTTGATTATATCCGCGGCTTTCAAAATACAAGGATCAATAATTACCGAAATTCCTCGATCGCGTTTACCCGGTACACGAATTATCAGGCAAAGGTTCCGGAAAGAAATAGTGTCCCTTCCCGTTCGGGAAATTACCTGCTAAAAGTTTTCCTGAACAGCGATACTTCGCAATTGGTGTTTACCAAACGCTTTCT from Chitinophagales bacterium carries:
- the truB gene encoding tRNA pseudouridine(55) synthase TruB, with protein sequence MSLNAPSVYETGQVLLIDKPLRWTSFDVVRKIRNLIRIKKVGHAGTLDPLATGLLIVCTGKFTKKINEYMAREKEYTGTFTLGATTPTYDLESEPTDFKPLEDIDRNTLIEQTASFTGDILQIPPAHSAIKVDGKRVYELARQGKEVKLDPRPVTIKEFEITRIELPEVDFRVVCTTGTYIRSLANDFGAALGCGAYLSKLCRTRIGEFRLEEAKDMQEFEKEIKSVIEKTGGS
- a CDS encoding BamA/TamA family outer membrane protein translates to MAVVLVSSCGVVPKGYPPNKPFVYETNIQLQGDFSKDERKSLSSRLRNQLDDSIRIRTVGQLIREVLRNPPAYDSTHAQRSVLFMRDLLNSLGYYRDTIWFDTSLVVVPNNKHGDQFRTTVDFHVRPGKMIHIDSVAYNLNDTGSYHPNKADLQALALQSADKSILRKGDAFSKQNISTEIDRLVTLYRNNGYLRFSREELVAVWDTLDASLLAPTLDPFEQILQLEERRKRMENPTANIEFILKPGFNPTRLTKFYVGHTTVFPDYTGDSIAADRKVNHIDSSYSVVRYTDFFGWKFLSQYIYFKRGDLYNQQQYLKTVNRFNGLGAWRLVNIEQVTRPGSDTVDFNIFLTPASRYSFTTNLEVSGSNNALIQGNLLGLGANATLLNRNFARSANQYNLNARINTELSTKGKFIAAQQAGVSYTINFPRLIPNPSFIRASAKERAKTSLSIAYSNTDRKDYFIVNSLNLSWGYDIAWKNKSLRIVLPNIEYTVLQRRDSLSSLIDRNPSFKNIFNQGLVVSGQAGFKITGGKGKNVNLFSANFEESGLLSRLIDAKLFDSLYRFVKFDAEFVRSMNFGRNQLVTRFYSGVGIALKTRTRNSDIQMPYFRQFFPGGPNSMRAWNLRSLGPGSSLKTREEAPFRFGDFMFETNIEFRFPLAQIAGYKVTSALFSDIGNVWFIRPNDDFPGGELTSLKKFFKDLAVGVGTGLRFDFEFLVVRLDYSLKARNPTPAPSNAEAQSKWFYKWNGGTLLHGVFQLGINYPFVRF
- a CDS encoding RNA methyltransferase, with translation MLSKNQIKYIQSLGQKKFRDAEKVFLVEGPKSVHEFLTNPTTKIHQVYAVKDWCEKHSSGYAGIPLTEVDEIELERISQLSTPNQVLLIAAQYEEAVDIDPGGHWTLALDTIQDPGNMGTILRIADWFGIKQVVCSEDCADWYNPKVVQSSMGSLGRLRLSRRPLADWLGKWHQIPVYAAVLNGTPVQQVTRNKEGILLIGNESRGLELSVLEKAKIKVTIPRIGEAESLNAAVATGILLSHLIESGSL
- a CDS encoding ABC transporter permease; the encoded protein is MNVASFIARRIAFNRQRSFSRFIIRLSTTATLISVAVMIVTLALVNGFQEAVSEKVFSFLGHVRVQQRQPGQGNTSEELPVKRNIRLEQAVRKVPGIRSIHPFATRYSILRINSEIEGVLVKGFDKTYDTTHLKPFLQEGRFIRFTDSSYSREIIISTYMANQLKLKLNDQPIIYFVKPDGSIRPDKLKVVGIFKTGIEEYDKSFAIGDLSLIRRLNEWGPEQIGGYEIYIDDYQKMDALAEEVFTLSAFPQEWDARAVTDIYPEIFDWLKILDQNRNILIIVMAAVALINLVTCLIILVLERLRMIGILKSLGASNWMVQKVFLFQSAIITVTGILLGTAVALGLLWLQQTTGFVRLQEESYYLDSAAVKIVWWQVGLVVGGTLLVSLLVLMIPSLIVRRVQPVKAIRFQ